The genomic interval AAGTTGCTTTTACATCTTTTGGAAGTTCTTCGCGAAGCGTGTATAACTGTAATCCTATTTCTTTTTTATTCATAGAAAATGCAAATGATGGTGAAGCCAAAACTGCAGTTGTGACCAGACCTGTGGTTGCTATAAAATTTCTTCTTGTAATCATGTGGTTAGATAGGTTCCAAGAAGTAAATATATTATAAAAAATGATTCTCAAATTTCTTTGCAAAATTTTGAAGCGAAATAGCGGTTTCTGAATCTATAATTTTTCCTTCTGTATTGATTTTGCCTCGAACACCTTGAATTAATAATTGCGTATTAGAATCAAGATCTGCTCCGAGAGTCTTCATAATCAATAAAAGCTGCTCGTGCGCCATTTCTCCAGAAGCCGAAGCTGTTACCAAACCAACTTTTTTATTAGAAAAAATAGTTGTGGAAACGAACCACTCTAAAGCGTTCTTTAAACTTCCCGGAAGACTAAAAACATATTCTGGAGTACAAATAATTACCCCTTGTGCATCACTTATTTTATTTCGTAAAGAAACAATTTCTTTTGGTGCGTTATCTGTATCTAAATCTGGATTAAAATGAGAAAGCTTATCTAATTCTTGAAATATTTCAAATTCAAATTCTGATTGAAACTGGCTAGAAATATAGTGTAGAATTTTAAAATTACTAGAATCTTTTCTGGTGCTGCCCGATATGGCTATAATTTTTATTTTTGATGACATTATATATAAAAAAAGTAGTAGTTCTAAATTAACATTTAAAATTACTACTTTTTTAGAGATTAAAATCTTAAAATTAAAAGGCTTTTATTTCAATGGATTGCCTTTTAAATTCATTCCTAACATTTTTACATCAACTGATTGAGGCGGAAATTTCTGTTTTTCGTTTCGCCAAGAAACAATTTTTCCTGATTTATTGACATACATGTAATCATATTTCCAATAATAAGGACCTGCATTTCCAGAAACCTCTCGACCGTGATTTGTTGTAAAAATTTGATCTGCATAAAGCAATATCTCATTGTCCTGATCATCATGAAGAACTCTTACAGGAGGTCCCCATGCTTTCATCAATTTTTGTTTCGATTGTCCCACCCATTCATCATGAACATTT from Flavobacterium sp. YJ01 carries:
- a CDS encoding NAD(P)H-dependent oxidoreductase; the protein is MSSKIKIIAISGSTRKDSSNFKILHYISSQFQSEFEFEIFQELDKLSHFNPDLDTDNAPKEIVSLRNKISDAQGVIICTPEYVFSLPGSLKNALEWFVSTTIFSNKKVGLVTASASGEMAHEQLLLIMKTLGADLDSNTQLLIQGVRGKINTEGKIIDSETAISLQNFAKKFENHFL